CTGGCTGCAGAAGCCGGTGTTTGGGACcagagatctctgtgattttgggATGCTGTGGCTGCTGTTCCTCACCCTCCTCTGTCTGGGGAGGGCAATGCCTGTTACTCCTGGTGAGTCCTAACCCTGAGCCCTTATGATGTTCCAGGCTCAGATTCCTGCTCTAGATCCTCTGGGGTTATGTCAGACTGCCAGTTTGCCAGGAATCTGACTGACTCCTGAGCCTTGGAAACCTCTGCCTGGTGTCTGATCCCCCTATTTGCTTCCCCAGACCTAGGCTCAGGACAGGAGTTGGTAGGCATTGTCGGGGGCTGCCCTGTCTCAGCCAGCCGGTTCCCATGGCAGGTCAGCCTGAGGTTCTACAATATGAAGTACAGAAAATGGGAACACATCTGTGGGGGCTCCCTCATCCACCCTCAGTGGGTGCTGACTGCTGCCCACTGCGTACAGCCGTGAGTAGGGTCATCTATTCCCTTGGTTGTGAGCAGATGGATGTTGGGAGGTGGGTGGTACTTTGTGGGCAGGGTTCCTGGTgggaggcaggatttctgggacCCTCTTGATCCCTATGTATGTTCTGAGATTGATTTCCCTAACCTTCAGCCTCTCTGAGGGGTTCATTGTCCTGTCTCTCAGGAAAGAACTGGAAGCTTGTGGCTTTAGGGTCCAAGTTGGACAGCTGAGGCTCTATGAAAATGACCAGCTGACAAAAGTGGCCAGGATCATCCGCCACCCCAAGTTCAGTGCGAGGCTGTCTGCCTCAGGGGGTGCAGACATTGCTCTGCTGAAACTGGAAACCCCAGTCATGCTGTCTGAACATGTccaccctgtctccctccctgctGCTTCCCAGAGGGTCTCTCCAAGGAAGacttgctgggtggctggctggggtCTCATCGAGGACTATGGTGGGTACCAGGAAGACCTCATGTCCATTGTCAGCACTGGTGGGAAGAGGCAGAGCCCACAGCTTTGGTTCTCACTGGCTTCTCTCCACAGTGCCACTGCCCCCACCCTATCACTTGAGAGAAGTCGCAGTCCCCATTGTGGGGAACAGTGATTGTGAGCAGAAGTACCACACTAATTCTTCCTCGAACAGAAACACCAGGATCATCAAAGATGACATGCTTTGTGCTGGGATGGAGGGCCGGGACTCCTGCCAGGTGATGGCCTGactattctctttcctctgtctcttcctgacCCAGCACACTGGGACCCGCCCACCCTGGCATGATGGGATGCCTGGAGTGCTGATTCTTGCCTTTTCCCACAGAGTGACTCCGGGGGCCCCTTGGTATGCAGGTGGAACTGCTCCTGGGTCCAGGTGGGTGTAGTCAGCTGGGGTAGAGGCTGTGGACTTCCTGACTTCCCTGGTGTATACACCCGAGTGATGAGCTACGTGTCCTGGATCCATCGCTATATTCCCAAGTTCCCAGAACCCTCAATGGAGCCAGATGGGATTAATACAACGGAAAAGACCCTAACAACTCTTGTTGACCCCCTCACTCCTCCTGCTGATCCAGCCTTACCCTATTAAACCTCCCTATCCCATGGTAGTGAAACTCTCTGTGTTCCTGGTCTACAGTCTTTGGTGTCCCTTAACTCTGGGAGGGAGGGGCTAAAGCCACATCTCTCAGAAGTAGCTGGGCAGCCCAAATCTCCTCCTTACCCTGTTTCCCATTAAATGACGGATTGTCTAAATGATGTCTGCTTGAATTTTGAGCTTGGCACTAAGGGCGGGGGCTGAGCTGGTAGAGCGGGACGTCCCCCATTAGTGCTTCCAAGCCCTTGGTGCTGTGAAGAGAAGGTGTTCACAGTCACTAAGCTAGTCTACACTATTAGGTGGAGTCCAGAGCTCCCAAGGTGGATGGTCCTGGGCTGTTCCCACTTGCCTATTCTGGCTCCAGGAATCGTAGGCAGAATTCAGATCTGGGAGAGTCCCCAACATTTCATCCTCATTTGGTGGTGTCAAATGCCCCTTTTTGAGCTCCTGTGGCCATTCAAATTCTAAAGAATTGagtcctcccttcctccctccctccctccctccctcccttccttccttccttcctccctccctccctccctccctcccttccttccttcctttcttccttcctccctccctccctccccttccttccttcctttcttccttccttccttccttccttccttccttcctccctccctccctccctccctccctcccttccttccttccttccttccttccttccttccttcctttctttcttcctctcttgcaTGTTTGCTGTGCTttatgagcatgtgtgcatgttcacatgtatgtgtgtgtatgtctatatggaagccagaggttgacattaggTACCTTCCTCAAGCACTGTCTACTTTATTTAATAATGCAGGGTCTTTGAGTAGGACTATACTCCTTAAGTGGGTGAATTGTATGGTGTATAAACTACATCTCAGTAAAACTGTCAAACATAATAAACtgaaaaaattcctttttttttttttttttgagacagggtctcaccatgtagttttggctggtctagaactcactctgtagaccaggttggtctcagacttacagagatctgcatgcctttgcctcctaagtgctgagattaaagacatgtaccaccctcatattaaggctggcatgtttggtttggttgacaTCActgggaggcttgctctttttttggttttttgagacagggtttctctgtgtacctttggagcctgtcctggaactcgctctgtagaccaggctggccttgaagtcacagatgtgcctgcctctgcctttctggtgctgttattaaaggtgtgcgccactaccacctggcttgaggtctgctcttttctgaagggaaatggaggagcaatggatctgggggtgggggcttggaGGAGGGTagaggggaggctgtggttgagatgtattatatgagagaagaataaagaaaaaggaagtgcaCCACCATGCATAGCCAGTATCTATTTATCAtttcgagtgtgtgtgtgtgtgtgtgtgtgtgtgtgtgtgtgtgtgtgtgttcatatatgtgtacacataggtcagaggacaacttacaggactttcttctctccttccatcttgaggattctaggaattgaactctggtcttcaggattggtagcaagcgcctttacccatcTAGCCTTCATGCTGACcctaaataaactttttttttttttttaaagcctagagtttctttttctgtaaactgTAAAATCAGACGCAGGTCACTAGAACAGCTGCTCGACACCGTGTCCACAAAAAGCGTAGTAGAGGGTGGAGCACCTGGGCACCTCTCCAGCACAAGGGGCTCTGGGGAGGTTGGGGCTTCCTGAAGGCTACATTGAGCACTTGCTGAATTTGAAGAATGGTGTTGGTTAAGCAGCAGCCATGCCAACGGAGGAGAGTGTGGTTGGCGGAAAAATTACGTGctatggttacctttttagagctttactgggagatagagggagagagagagagagagagagagagagagagagagagagagagagagagagacttcgaAGAGAGGGAGGACAGGCTGAAGGAGAGGGAGTGCGGAAAGCAGAGAGCGCACAGagggcaccccccccccctgctttttaggctgggacaccattgcgggctgatgatgtaattaagacATAATCCTTACAAATGGCCCTTTGGGGGTTCTGATAGGTGGGGTGCTCAGTTTTGGCCAGGGTCACATGACCTGGCTCAGCAAATAGAAAGTGTTGGTGTTTAAAGGCCCTCATTGTGCCTTGAGGTGGCCTTGGGATTCACTGCCTGAGACCaccaaagacagaggaagaggcagggacaCCGTGGGCAGCCCCTGGAACCAGTGTCCTTGTCTCTCATCTTTCCCGTCAGCTCAGCACGGACCTAGCCCCAGAATCCTGGAACTCCCTGAGCTTGTGACCTTACTTCCTTTGTTGGGGGAAGCCTCAATACTTAAACTCCTGATTTCCCTCAGACCTCACAAGTTGGTGGCACTTGGGCCCTGGGCTGACTGTCCAGAAGTCTAGGAAGCCCTCTCCTTCCAGATAGGGCAGGGTGTGATGGCGTCACACAGAGAATGAAGCCCTTCCCATCCAGTGCTGAGCACCAGGCCTTACCTACACTAGTAATCTGACCCTTCCCTGCTGAGGACACCTGTGTGCATGCCCTCCCCTGACTCTTGACCCCCCATGGACATGGAGCTCAGTCCTTGCCCCCAGGCCTGTGCTGACTTTGGGTAGGATAGCAGGGTGACCACCATACAGGCTGGCTCATTTCGCTCTGGCAAGGGCTTCCTGGACCCtagacttttcctttttctgcttctcacACCCCAGCCCAGGAAGGCATCCACAGCAGGTTGGCCAGAGGAGACCCAACAAAGAACATGATCAGCGGGAACACTAATTTAGGTGTCCCCGTGGTCACCCACATTGGTGCCGGTAGCTGCTTACACAGAGCTCTGAGCAACTCACCCAACCACCCTCTTAGTGAGGAGCAAGCAGAGGAGCTGGGTAATGGAGGCCAGCACCCAGTGGTGGGGCTGGAGACCTTCACTAAGGTCTGCTGCCAGCATCAGGGTGTTGGTACCCTGTTCTTCCCCAGCTACAGGCGTCACGTGGTCATGCCGCTTCCTTTCGGCTGAGCGGCAGATGCAGCTACAAGCATCCCCTATAGCTTATGCTTCCGGCCCTGGGTGGCCTGTTCTACCCACTACCTGCTACTAACTCCCATGGCTGCCTCACTGGTACCCAGAAGCCGTAGGGCTTCCGATGTCCTCCTCAGCTCCCTACCCATCCCATTCAAGTGCTTGTGATGCTTCAGGTACCAGGGATAAAGAGCTGTGtccctgaagcagctggtcagtGCAGGCCCAGAGCAGAGAGGAGCCATGTCATCCAATTCAGGGACGATGGTaggctggacacacacacacacatacacacacacactcacacagacagacaca
Above is a window of Onychomys torridus chromosome 8, mOncTor1.1, whole genome shotgun sequence DNA encoding:
- the LOC118590406 gene encoding mastin-like, yielding MLWLLFLTLLCLGRAMPVTPDLGSGQELVGIVGGCPVSASRFPWQVSLRFYNMKYRKWEHICGGSLIHPQWVLTAAHCVQPKELEACGFRVQVGQLRLYENDQLTKVARIIRHPKFSARLSASGGADIALLKLETPVMLSEHVHPVSLPAASQRVSPRKTCWVAGWGLIEDYVPLPPPYHLREVAVPIVGNSDCEQKYHTNSSSNRNTRIIKDDMLCAGMEGRDSCQSDSGGPLVCRWNCSWVQVGVVSWGRGCGLPDFPGVYTRVMSYVSWIHRYIPKFPEPSMEPDGINTTEKTLTTLVDPLTPPADPALPY